Sequence from the Methanobrevibacter arboriphilus genome:
CCTCCTTCTGGACCTAAATCAATAATATGGTCAGCAGTTTTAATTACATCAAGGTTATGCTCAATAACAACAACTGAATTGCCAGAATCAGTTAATCTTCCAAGAACATCAAGTAATTTTTTAATATCTGCAAAATGAAGACCAGTAGTTGGTTCATCAAGAATATACAACGTTTTTCCAGTACTTTGTTTAGATAGTTCTTTTGCAAGTTTAATTCTTTGAGCTTCACCACCAGATAAAGTTGTAGCTGCTTGTCCAATTTTTATATATCCCAAACCAACATCATATAAAGTTTGAAGTTTCTTTTTTATTTTAGGAATGTTTTCAAAGAATTCAAGAGCTTCTTCTACTGTCATTTCAAGGACTTCATAGATATTCTTACCTTTATATCGTATATCAAGAGTTTCATCATTATATCTCTTTCCTTTACAAACTTCACAAGGAACATATACATCTGCTAAAAAATGCATTTCAATTTGAATAATTCCATCACCAGAACAAGCTTCACAACGACCACCTTTAACATTAAAACTAAACCTTCCAGGTTTATATCCTCTAGCTTTAGCCTCAGGAGTTTCTGCAAATAGTTCTCTTATATAAGTAAAAAGTCCAGTATAAGTTGCAGGATTAGATCTAGGAGTTCTTCCAATAGGTGTTTGATCAATGATAATTATTTTATCAATGTTCTCAGCACCATCAATACTATCATATTTTCCAGCGAAAGTCTGTTTCCGATTAACAATACCATTTAACCCTTTATAAAGAACTTGATTTATCATAGAACTTTTACCAGAACCAGAAACACCAGTAACACAAGTAAATAATCCTAAAGGAATATCAACATCTAAATTTTTAAGATTATTTTCTTTAGCACCTTTTATTGAAATAAATTTACCATTTCCTATTCTTCTAGTACTATTAATTGGAATTATCTCTTTTCTAGATAAATATTTACCAGTGATAGAATCTGGAGAATCCATTATCTCACTTGGAGTACCTTGAGCAACGATTTTACCACCATGTTCTCCAGCACCAGGACCTATATCTACAACATGATCTGCAGAGAGAATTGTTTCTTCATCGTGCTCGACTACAACTAAAGTATTACCAATACTTTTAAGCCTTTTTAATGTTTCAATTAGCTTAACATTATCTCTTTGATGAAGGCCAATACTTGGTTCATCTAAAATATACAATACTCCAACTAAACCAGATCCAATTTGGGTTGCTAATCTAATTCTTTGAGCTTCACCACCAGATAAAGTTCCAGAAGATCTTTCCATAGTTATATAATCAAGCCCAACATCAACTAAAAATTTTAATCGTTCTTTAATCTCTTTTAAAACTTCTTTAGCAATAAATAATTCTCTTTCTGTAAGTTCAATACTATTGAAAAAATCATAACAATCTTTAATAGGCATTGATACAACATCATGAATTGACTTATCAGCAACTGTTACTGATAAAGCTTCAGGACGAAGCCTTTTTCCATCACAAACATGACAATTATGATCACTCATAAATTTAGAAATATAAGAACGAGAATAATTAGATTTAGTTTCTAAATAATGTCTTTCCATTCTATTAATTACACCCTCAAATTTCCTATTCACCCTATATGACTTGTTTCTACGTTTAAAATTGAAACCAATCTTTTCATTGGTTCCATAAAGAATGGCATTTTGTTCTTCTTTTTTCAAATCTTTAAAAGGAGTATCCATTGAAAATCCTAAATGTTCAGCTACTGCAGATAGCATTTGATGATAATAATTATCCTTATTACCTTTTGATCTACTCCATGGAACAACAGCTCCTTCATTTAAAGAAAGTTTTGGATTTGAAACTATTAAATCAGGATCCATTTCCATTTTACTTCCAATACCCTTACATTCTGGACATGCTCCTTGAGGACTATTAAAAGAGAACATTCTTGGAGTTATCTCCTCAAAGTTTATTCCACAATCAACACACGCAAAGTGTTCAGAATATACTTTTTCATATTCCTTATTTTCAGAATTTACTTCTTTATCAAAAAGTATATTTACAATACCTTCACCAAATTCAATAGCAGTTTCTATAGAATCAGCTAATCTCCTTTGAAATTCAATATCTTCCCTAATTACAAGTCTATCAACTACTACTTCAATTGTATGCTTGGTATTTTTGTTTAATTTAATATCATCTTCAAGATTTTTTATATTTCCATCGACTCTGACTCTTACAAATCCTTTATTTCTAAGGTTTTCAAAAACTTTTTTATGTTCTCCTTTTCTACCTTTAATAATAGGTCCTAGAACTTGAATTTTAACTTTTGGGCTGTCATATCCCTCTTCAGTAATATTTTCGACAATTTGTCCTACAGTTTGTGGAGAAATTTCTTTTCCACATTTATAACAGTGCGGAGTCCCTATTCTTGCATATAAAAGACGTAAATAATCATATATCTCAGTGATTGTCCCAACTGTAGAACGAGGATTCATCTTTGTAGTTTTTTGGTCTATTGATATAGCAGGAGATAAACCTTCAATATAATCAATTTCAGGCTTTTTCATTTGCCCTAAAAATTGTCTTGCATATGCAGACAATGATTCAACATATCTACGCTGTCCTTCAGCATAAATAGTATCAAAAGCAAGAGATGACTTTCCAGAACCACTTAAACCAGTGATAACTACAAATTTATCACGAGGAATAGTTATATCTAAATTTTGAAGATTGTGCTCTCTTGCACCTTTTAAAATAATCTCTCGTTTATTTGGATCTTTATTCATAATAGTTCTCCTTAATTCCTATTAACATTCTCCTATTGAATCTTAATAATCTTAAATATAATAATAAATAATTCAGTGATATTTCTAAATATATGATCTATAATATTCTAATATTATATAATTCAATAATATTCCTCAATATTAATTAATTCTAAATATTAAATACTAAATAATTTTAAATATTTTATCTATAAAATCATGAACTTTATTAAATTTTAAAAATCATAATAGTAGATATTAGTGAAAATATATTTTTAATCCAATCTAATATCAAGTATAATACCTTATATTGACTATTACATTGATAATTTAATTAAAAAGTCTTTTAAAAAAAATAAACTATATTCACTTAAATGTATATAGATTATATAAATAATATACATAAGTGGAATTAATATTATATGTTACAAACAATATAAAGTTTTCTATTAATAGTTTATAATATATAAAATATAGACTCTCTGATTTTTATAATACTTTATGTTTATTTATTTCAATCTAATTAATTTATGTTAATTTATATTAATTTACATTAATTTTATTTGTTTTTATAATCTATTAATATTGAGGTAGCATATGAACAGTAATATTTTAAATAAAAAATTTAATTAAAAATAATTAAATAATTTTTATATGATTAAAAAGCTATTAATAAATTATAAAACCTATTAAAAGCTTATTCATAAATTATTTCTTTATTCCTTTTATTAGTATCAATTGATCTCTTAATTTAGCTGCTCGTTCGAAATCTAATTCAGAAGCAGCAGTTTTCATATCTTCTTCTAAATCATTTATAAGCATTCTAAGCTCGTCATTTGGCATTTTCTTAATATCAGTAGCTGTTTTATCATACTTCTTAATTTCCTCTTTTTTAGCTTTAAGTGACCTATAAGTAGATTTAGGTTTAATATTATGTTTTTCATTATAAGCCAGTTGAAGTTTTCGTCTTTTGTTTGTAATATCAACTGAATTTTTAATTGAATCTGTAATTTCATCAGCATACATAAATACTTGGCCGTCTACATTTCTTGCAGCTCTTCCAATAGTTTGAATAAGAGATGTTTCAGATCTAAGGAATCCTTCTTTATCAGCATCAAGAATACCAACAAGAGAAACTTCAGGTAAATCTAAACCTTCTCTAAGTAAATTTACACCAACAAGACAATCAAATTCTCCTCTTCTTAAATCATCAATAATCTCAATTCTTTCTAAAGTATCAATTTCTGAATGTAAATATCTAACTTTAATACCAATTTTAGCATAATAATCAGTTAAATCTTCAGCCATTCTTTTAGTAAGTGTTGTAATTAAAATTCTTTGATTTTTTTCAATTCTTTTTCTAACTTCACCAAGTAAGTCTTCAACTTGATTCTTAGCTGGTCTAATTATAACTTCAGGATCAACAAGACCAGTTGGACGAATAATCTGTTCAACAATATTTAAGCTTCTATTCATCTCATAATTACCTGGAGTAGCTGAAACATAAAGAACTTTATTAACAGACTTTTCAAACTCATCAAATCTGAATGGGCGGTTTTCCATAGCTGAAGGAAGTCTAAAACCATGTTCAACAAGTGTTTCTTTTCTAGCTCTATCCCCATTATACATACCTCTAATTTGAGGAACAGTGACATGAGACTCATCAATTATTGTTAAAAAGTCATCTGGAAAATATTTTAACAAAGTATATGGCATTTCACCCCATTCTCTTCCAGAGAGATGTAGAGAGTAATTTTCAACTCCTGGACAATAACCCATTTCACTTAACATTTCAAGATCAAAACGTGTTCTCTGCTCAAGACGCTGAGCTTCAACTAATTTATTTTGAATTTTAAGCTCATTTAACCTAGAATCAAGCTCTTCTGTAATATCTTTAAGAGCTTTTTCCATTTTTTCATCAGCAACAACAAAATGCTTTGCTGGGAAAAGAGTATATCTTTCAAGGTTCTCAATTCTTTTACCAGTAACCTTATCTACAATAGAAATAGAATCAATTTCATCACCAAATAGTTCAATACGAATTGGAGGTGTTCCATGAACAGGATTGACTTCAATCACATCTCCTCTGACTCTAAATTGACCAGTGTCAAATTCAATATCATTTCTTTCATATTGCATATGAATTAAACGACTAAGGATTTCTCCCCTATCATATATATCTCCTCTTGAAATTGAAAGTGCAAATTCCCCATAATCTTCTGGAGATCCTATACCATATATACATGAAACACTTGAAACTACAATAACATCATCTCTAGAAAGTAATGATTGTGTGGCAGAATGACGCATTCTATCTATTTCATCATTTATTGAAGCTTCTTTATCAATAAATGTATCTGTTCTTGGGACATATGCTTCTGGTTGATAATAATCATAATAACTTACAAAATATTCAACTGCATTATCTGGGAAAAATTCTTTAAACTCTTCATAAAGCTGTGCAGCTAATGTTTTGTTATGAGATATAACAAGAGTTGGTTTTTGAACCTCTTGAATAACATTTGCCATAGTAAATGTTTTTCCAGATCCAGTTACTCCAAGCAAAGTTTGCTCATGAAGACCCTTTTTAATTCCACTAGAAATTGAATTAATAGCTTTTGGTTGATCTCCTAATGGCTTATAATCTGATGATATTTTAAATTTTTTCATAATATCTCTTTTTAAAAATTGTTTATCCTTCTATAATTTTCATATAATCATAAGTTAATATAATATCATTTGATTATAATCTATAATATTATTAATTTTATAAGTAAATTTTTCATTAGAAAATTCATTTTAATATTATATAATATATATATTAAGTTACTTAAATAAAATTATAATTAAAAAATTATCTTAACAATTTTTAAAAGTTATTTTATAAGTTATTTTAAAAATTATTTTAAAAAATTATTTTATAAGTATGTTTAGAAATCGTTAATATATAAAATAAAAGTAGTATTTTAAATATATAATAATATTAACTATATAATAATAAAATTAACCATTTAATAATAAAATAAGGAAAATACATTATATCATTAGTTCGTATATAATAATATAGTTAATTATATTACTAACAATATATAAATATTTCTATATATGAAAAAATATTAAAAACAAACAAATTTATTAGCTTAGAAAATATAATCACTTTTTTATATTTTTAATAATATATAAATATTTCAATGAATTATATAATAAAAATATCTATCAAATACCTATAAAAAATTTTCATAAGCTAAACCAAAAATAAATTTTAAAAAATGATGAATTATGTCAACTAAAGTAAAATCACCAGAAAAACTTCCAAAAAAACCTGGGATATACATTATGAAGGATTCTGGTGATAATATTATATATATAGGTAAATCAAAATCACTTAGAAATAGAGTTAAGTCTTATTTTAAAGATAAATATGATACGCCAAAAACTAAAATATTAATGAGTCATTTTAATAGTTTAGAATATATAATAACCGATAGTGAAAAAGAAGCACTTATATTAGAAGCTAATCTGATTAAAAAACATAGACCTAAATATAATATCCGACTTAAGGACGATAAAAGGTATCCTTATGTTAAAATAACTAAGGAAGATTTTCCTCGCTTGATAATCACAAGAAACATTGGGAAAACTGGAACTTATTTTGGACCATTTACAGATGTTGGCTCAGTTCGTCAAACCGTGAAATTTTTAAAATCTCTTTTTAAAATTAGAACATGCCGAAAAATGGATGGGCCTTGTTTAAATTGTCAAATTGATTTATGTTATGGTCCTTGTAGTGGGAACATAAGTAAAAATGAGTATAAAAAACTGATTAATAAAATCGATCTTTTTTTTCAAGGAAAATATACTGAGATAATTGAAAATCTTCAAAAAGAGATGGAAGAATCTTCAAAAGAATATAATTTCGAAAAAGCAGCCGTAATTCGAGATCAAATAGCATCTATTGCAGAAGTTATGGAAAAACAATTTGTTGATTTTACTGATGAATTGGATCAAGATATAATAGCTATGTCCTTTGATGGTAATTCTGCAATTGTAGTAGTCTTTTCAATAAGGAACGGTAAAATAAATGGAAAAGACGACTTTTTAATGAGTGGAGCTAAAAACAATAAACCAAGTGAAGTCATTTCAGCATTTATAGAACAGTATTACAGCATTAATCGGCATATACCTAAAGAAATAATATTGGAAGAGAAAATATCTAATAATGATGAATTAAAATTAATTAAAGAATGGTTAGCTGATTTAAGAGGAGATAATGTTGAAATTACTGTTCCTGATGAAGGAACTAAATTAAGATTAATAAGAATGGCATCTAAGAATGCTGAAATAATTAAAAAACAAAAGAAAAAAATGAAAAATGCAATGATTGAGATTAAAAAATATTTAAAGCTTCCAAAACTTCCTCGTATTATAGAAGGCTATGATGTATCTAATATTTCAGGAAAATTAGCTGTTGGTTCTAAAGTATCATTTTTAGATTCAAAACCAAATAAAAAACAATATAAAAGATTTAAACTTGAAACTCCAGGACCAAATGATTATGAAATGATGAGAGAATTATTATCTAGAAGATTTAAAAAATTATCAGAAAAAAATGATAATAAAAATAAAGATAATAGGTTTGATGAAGAATATCCAGACCTTATACTTATTGATGGTGGAAAAGGACAATTAGGAATAGCTACAGAAGTATTGAAAGAATATAACTTAGAACATATCCCTATAATAGGACTTGCTAAAGAATTTGAAGAAGTTTTTATACCTCAAAGTTCTTATCCAATTATAATTCCAAAAAATAATGAAGGTTTACATCTTTTACAGAGAGTAAGAGATGAAGCTCATAGATTCGCAGTTACTTATCACAGAAAGTTAAGATCAAAAAATATCGAAACTTCAGAATTGGATAATATAGTTGGTATTGGTAAAACTAGAAAAATTAACTTATTAAAACATTTTGGAGATATAGAAAAAATAAAAAAAGCAAGTGTTGAAGAAATAACAAGTGTAAAAGGATTAAATAAAAAAGTAGCTGAAGCTGTTTATAATAAATTCAATTAAAATTATAAATAAAATAATAAATTAGAATAATAAATTAGAATAATAAACTAGAATAATAAATTAAATTATAAATGGATTTATAAATAAAAAATTAGAATAAAAAATTAAAATAATAAGAATTAAAATAATAAGATAGTATAAAAAGTAATATAATATACTATTTAAAGAGATAAAAATTTATATGTTGTCTAAAGAATTAACAACACAACCTAAATTCTCACCATTTAAACCAATGATAAGTTCATTTTCTTTTATATCAGCATATTGTCTTGAACCACTACAACCTAAAGTTATATTAGGTCTTTTTCGCATAAATGGGCCTGCAACTGCATCAGCACAAATAGATTGAATACCTGAAAAATCAGATTCTACTCTTCCACCTAATGAATATACAATAGCTTGAGAAACTTTCATAGCTTGCATTGGATTAGCTATAATAACAACAATATCTGGAGTAAATTCTGCTTTTTCTAATGGAGTATAGATAATTGCATAACTTCTTAAATCAATCTTTGGAATTGAATCCAGTGTTCTTTTAGCAGAACCTAATGATTTAAATCTTTTTAATCCATAGTAAAACTCTCCACTTGCAATTTTTTCAGGTATATCTTCAAGCCCAATTGCAGAAGATCCTCCTTTACATAATTGCTCTTCAGAAGTGCTATAAAATGAATCTCCTCTTGATGCTTTCTGTACCATTTCACAATGTCTAATTTTATCTTGTATTTTATTAATACCTTCAGGAATGTCTTCCTTGTGTAAAATAAATTTTATAGCTACAGGATGAGAATTTAAATCTAAATCCTTTTTTATTCTTGAAGAAAAATACTGATTATTTTCTAATTCATCTGATTGTGGATAATCTTTCATAATATCACCATTAGAATTTATTTAAATATTATATTAATTTTTAATATACATAATATTTTCTATTTAACTATTGAAATGTTATAATAAGAGAAAAAATAACACTGTTATAAAAACGATAATTAAAGATTATAAATATAAAAATACAAATATAAAAATAATGAAATGTTTGAGCTATTATGAATAATAAAATAATTTATTAAAAAATATTTTAAAATAAGAATATTCTAATTGATTTAAAAAAAATTATAAAAAGAACTAATAGTAAATAAATAATATAAATTAAAAACTTTTATATATAATATTAAACATATTAACTATTGTTATTATCAAAATTTTTAATATATGTTTACTTATGTTATATAAAATTAATAAAAATATAATTTTGTTTTATTTAGAACAAACTTTTAACAGTATTAAATTATTTGATAATTCATTAATATATTCATTCCAAATATTACTATATATTAAATAAATATATGGAATATTTTCTTAAATAAAAGATATTTTCCCTATTGAAATAAATAAAAAAAGATTTAAAATTAGTCTAATATGATTTAAACAAGTTTTTATTAAGTTTAATAAATAAAATAACAATGCTAATATTTCAAATTAAAAGTAGTTACTATAAAATAATATATCATAAATATAGGAAGAAATAATCTGTTTTTTAATTAGAAATATTGTAAAAAAGTATTTTATACAATTTTAGAAAGATTTAAATCAATTCTTATCTAGTAAATTTTATATAAAATATAAAACTTAATCAATTATAACAATTAATTACTAATAAGTAGGTATATATAGAATAAAAAAGAATATAATTAATGTAATTTATTGAACTTAAAAATAGTATTTATGAATTATTTAGATATAATATTACTAAATCAATTTTATAATTAAATTTTAAGTTGAATAATTAATATATAGAATCAAAACAAACATATTATTTTTAATAATAAGGAATTTTATGTTTTGTTAAATGATAAATTAGGTTAAATACAAAGAGAAAAAATAGTACTTCTGAATAAACAGTTGTTACTTAATTAAAAGGCGGTTATTAAATGGAAACAACTCTAATATCAACTATTTACGACGTAGAACCAGTAATGATATGTATAACTAAATTTTCTCCAAAGAAAGTTTTATTACTGACTGAAGATAATGGTTCAGATGTAATGAGAGAAAGTAAAGAAACTTTAGAAAAGGCATTTGGACGATTTATAGATATTAAATCACAAGAAACTGACTCTAATGATTCAGTAAAAATTGCATCTGGTGTTGCTGATGCAATTGAAAAAGAAAAAAAGTCTGGAAACAAAATTGTTGTTAATATAAGTGGTGGAGAAAGACCACAAGCTTTAGGAACACTTTTTGGAGCATATTCAAAACATCAATTTGTTGATAGGATTGTTTATGTAGACAATTCTACAAAAGAAGTAATGGATCTTCCAATACTTAAATATGGAATCTCTTCAACTAAAAAAGAAATATTAAAATGTTTAATAAATGGTTCTAATTCTGTCAAAGAACTTTCTGATAAAATTGAAATCAGTAGGGGAATGACTTATAATCATATACGTGAATTGAGAGATATGGGTCTTATAGATAAAGAAATATTAGAAATTACTACTGCTGGAAGATTAGCTATTATTTAATATTTCACAAATCTTTTTTTAAAAGCTAGGATTTACAGAGTTTTATTATTTAAAAACTAATAAATCACTAGTTATATTTTTATTTTTAAAATTAAAAATTAATATCATTTTTAATTTAATACAAGAAATTTTTATACTATACCCTATTTTTTATAATCTATACTATTTTTATAATATTTTTATCTATTTTTAATTAAGATAAGTAATACTTTAAATAATATAAGTATTATTTTAATTAAAATAAGTAATACATGACTAATATAACTAATACTTTAACAAAAATAAGTAATAATTTGATTAAAATAAGTATTAAATATTATTAATAATATATTTTAATTAAAGTATTACATAAATATTTAAAAAAAATTAAAAAAGAATTATATATATTAGAAAATTATTAAATTAAAAATAATATCACTTAATACCTACTCTATATATTTAATTATAGATTAAATATCTATAACTAACTCAATAGGGTCATGTTTAGAACCATTAATATTGGATAATATTTTTGACTCAATTAAAGAATCTTTCAAGCTTTTAGAAATAAAGAAATAATCTAAACGAGATCCTTCACCTGATTCTTTAGCTTTTTGAGATTTCCATGAAGAAAATTCAATTTTATCTGGATTTAAATGTCTAAAAGAGTCAAAGTAGCCAAGTTTTTCAATTTTGTTAATGATATCCCTTTCTTCATCAGAAAATGAACTATTTTTTGAAGCTTTTTCAGGATCACTAACATCTTTTTCAGAATGAGCAATATTAAAATCTCCAGCTATAATAACATTATCATCAGCAGATTTTTCAGCAAACTCTAATAATTTATTATAAAATGAAAGTTTAATCTCTTTATCTGCTTTACTATTAAATCCATAAGGAGCATAAATATGGATTAAAGTAAATTTATCAAATTCAAAGTTTAAAATCCTCATTTTTAATGAAGTATCTGGAACATCAAAAAATCTTTTTATTAATTTTGGTTTTAACTTTGAAAAAGTAGCTATACCTCCAGTTCGTGTGGTTTCACCTGGAGAAAAATAGGTATTATATCCTTCAACGTCTTTTAAATTAGAATCTAATTGTTCATACTTAGCTTTAGTTTCTTGAAATAGGATAATATCTGGATTTTCATCATATACAGGATCAATTTCTTTATTTTTTGCACGAGTTCTAATTCCATTAATATTCCAAGATATAATTTTAATTTTACCCATTTTTTAACTTCCAAAAATCTTTTAAATATATTAAATTGGATTATTATTACTTAAATCCTAAAATAATTATTAATACTATCATTATTTATTTGATACTATTATTTATAAATATTCTCATTATTAACTCTTACTATTTATTCACTTATTAATAATTAAATAAAATATTAAAGATTAAATAAAACATAAAAATACCATTAAAAATTGATAAAATGAAGATTAATAAATTCACATCATTTAATTTATAATGATAATAAATTTAATAGAAATATGATAACATAATAATCTAATGGAAACATAAGGATAATAAATCTAATAGGAATACAATGATAATAAATTTAATATAGGTTTTTAGTAATCTTAAGGAACTTTCATATTTTCTGAAAGAGGTTTATTACAAAAATTCTTAAAATCACAAGCATCACAGGTTCTTTTATCACCTTTAGCATTCCAAGCGTTTTTAATTGGAATACCTTTCATCTCTTTTATTATCGAATCTTCAATATTAGCTACAACATCATCAAATTCTATTAAAGCATTGGATATAGAATCATTTTCAATATTTATAATCCTTATAGACCTTTTTTCTTTTAATTTATCTGATAGGTTAATATAATTATCTTTATCTTCATTCCAGCCAAGTATCAATGATTCTTCAATATCAGAAATTTTAACATCATTACATCCATTTAAAATATCTTGTTTTAAAGCTATTAAATCTTCAGTTGAAGGAACAAGTTCATTTAAGTAAAAAATAATACCTGCAACAATAGGCTTTGAATCCTCTTGTTTTGATCTAAGCCATGAATAAGTTAATATTTGCCATTGATGATAAAACCAATTATTTGATTTTAAAGGAGGCCTTTTCATTCCTTTATAATCAATAATAACTTCATATTCATCATCTTCAAAAGCTTTTAATTTCTTTGAAATCTCTTTATTATTTTTTAGATATTTAACAATTTTATTATTATTAATTTCATTAATTTTTAAAGAACTTATAACATCAATTACACCATTAATACCATAATAATTAGATCTACTATTCTCCTTATCAAAATTAGGCATTGGTCTTTTACCTTTAATTAAAACTTCAGCTGAATCAATTAATGGGAATAAATCAGGACCCCAAACATTAATAGCTTTTTCGGCTCTTGCACTATAAAGTAATTTGTGTGGATGGTTTTTATCAGGACATGTACCTAAAACACTATTCTTTTTTGATTCAAATTTACAAAAAAAATCTAAAGGAGGGTAAAGTCCTCTTGCTCTTAATCTTTTATCAATCATCTCTTCAATAGGTCTTATTTGATTTTTCCAATCCCATGGAAAACTAATTTTTTTTGTATTCCATTCAAGAAATGATTCTTCCATAACTCCATGAATAAATTCCCCAAACCATAATTGTATAGGCATGGAAGGAGGAAGGGTTCCTCTATTTTGATAACGATATTGAAGGTTACAAGTTAAAAATGATATTAAATCTCCTGTTAAACTATATTCTGGTATAATATAGGGTTTAGAACGTGGCGATAATTCCATTTTAATCACATAGTATCAATTATTATACAAAATTATATCATAAAATTATAATATTTTAACATTAAAAAATTATAAAAAGCTTATGAAATAATTTTAATATTTTTATAGAATTATAATTTTTTATATTTATTATACTAATTATTAATATTGTTATATATAAGTATTAATATTATTTATTAGTATTACTAAATATGAATATTAATATTATTTATTAGTGTTAATAGCTATGAATATTCATATTTATGGTATTATTATAGAAATATAATGATTATAAATTATTGATTAATATTAATAATTATAAAGATTATAAGTTTGTTTTAAATAATTTTTAATAATATTATAAATTATTATAATTATAAAGGATAGTATACCTTTAAAATAATGATAAATAGATAATAAACACAAATGTAATAAACAAAGTATCATTAATTAAATTAAATATATTTGATCAAAACCAACAAATTGTTCATTTCTTTTCCATCCTAATGCAACATTAGGAATATTTATCTGTTTTTCATTTGCTATATATCCATCTATCGATGAATTTAATCCAACCAATAATAAAACATCTTTAGCTCTTGAAAAAGCTACAAAATACAACCTTGTTAAATCATCAAAAGCCCTATCTTTTGGATTTCTATCACCAATCCCTAATGGACTAAATGGTCTGATCTTATCTTCTAAATTTGAAGATTTATCCCCCATTTTAGGAAATCTTAAAGATGATG
This genomic interval carries:
- the uvrC gene encoding excinuclease ABC subunit UvrC, which produces MSTKVKSPEKLPKKPGIYIMKDSGDNIIYIGKSKSLRNRVKSYFKDKYDTPKTKILMSHFNSLEYIITDSEKEALILEANLIKKHRPKYNIRLKDDKRYPYVKITKEDFPRLIITRNIGKTGTYFGPFTDVGSVRQTVKFLKSLFKIRTCRKMDGPCLNCQIDLCYGPCSGNISKNEYKKLINKIDLFFQGKYTEIIENLQKEMEESSKEYNFEKAAVIRDQIASIAEVMEKQFVDFTDELDQDIIAMSFDGNSAIVVVFSIRNGKINGKDDFLMSGAKNNKPSEVISAFIEQYYSINRHIPKEIILEEKISNNDELKLIKEWLADLRGDNVEITVPDEGTKLRLIRMASKNAEIIKKQKKKMKNAMIEIKKYLKLPKLPRIIEGYDVSNISGKLAVGSKVSFLDSKPNKKQYKRFKLETPGPNDYEMMRELLSRRFKKLSEKNDNKNKDNRFDEEYPDLILIDGGKGQLGIATEVLKEYNLEHIPIIGLAKEFEEVFIPQSSYPIIIPKNNEGLHLLQRVRDEAHRFAVTYHRKLRSKNIETSELDNIVGIGKTRKINLLKHFGDIEKIKKASVEEITSVKGLNKKVAEAVYNKFN
- a CDS encoding DUF169 domain-containing protein, whose translation is MKDYPQSDELENNQYFSSRIKKDLDLNSHPVAIKFILHKEDIPEGINKIQDKIRHCEMVQKASRGDSFYSTSEEQLCKGGSSAIGLEDIPEKIASGEFYYGLKRFKSLGSAKRTLDSIPKIDLRSYAIIYTPLEKAEFTPDIVVIIANPMQAMKVSQAIVYSLGGRVESDFSGIQSICADAVAGPFMRKRPNITLGCSGSRQYADIKENELIIGLNGENLGCVVNSLDNI
- the csa3 gene encoding CRISPR-associated CARF protein Csa3; translated protein: METTLISTIYDVEPVMICITKFSPKKVLLLTEDNGSDVMRESKETLEKAFGRFIDIKSQETDSNDSVKIASGVADAIEKEKKSGNKIVVNISGGERPQALGTLFGAYSKHQFVDRIVYVDNSTKEVMDLPILKYGISSTKKEILKCLINGSNSVKELSDKIEISRGMTYNHIRELRDMGLIDKEILEITTAGRLAII
- a CDS encoding exodeoxyribonuclease III, translating into MGKIKIISWNINGIRTRAKNKEIDPVYDENPDIILFQETKAKYEQLDSNLKDVEGYNTYFSPGETTRTGGIATFSKLKPKLIKRFFDVPDTSLKMRILNFEFDKFTLIHIYAPYGFNSKADKEIKLSFYNKLLEFAEKSADDNVIIAGDFNIAHSEKDVSDPEKASKNSSFSDEERDIINKIEKLGYFDSFRHLNPDKIEFSSWKSQKAKESGEGSRLDYFFISKSLKDSLIESKILSNINGSKHDPIELVIDI
- a CDS encoding PD-(D/E)XK nuclease family protein, which encodes MELSPRSKPYIIPEYSLTGDLISFLTCNLQYRYQNRGTLPPSMPIQLWFGEFIHGVMEESFLEWNTKKISFPWDWKNQIRPIEEMIDKRLRARGLYPPLDFFCKFESKKNSVLGTCPDKNHPHKLLYSARAEKAINVWGPDLFPLIDSAEVLIKGKRPMPNFDKENSRSNYYGINGVIDVISSLKINEINNNKIVKYLKNNKEISKKLKAFEDDEYEVIIDYKGMKRPPLKSNNWFYHQWQILTYSWLRSKQEDSKPIVAGIIFYLNELVPSTEDLIALKQDILNGCNDVKISDIEESLILGWNEDKDNYINLSDKLKEKRSIRIINIENDSISNALIEFDDVVANIEDSIIKEMKGIPIKNAWNAKGDKRTCDACDFKNFCNKPLSENMKVP